The Chloroflexota bacterium DNA segment CCGCGCGACGCCGTAGGTGATCTTCCGAGTCACGAACTCCAGCCCGCGTCGGGGCGATTCGTGATTGAACAGGATGCCGGACGAGGCGTGCAGGTCGTAGCTCTCACGGTAGTTGACGGTGATCCAGTGTCCGTAGACTTTGGCGACGCCGTAGGGGCTGCGCGGGTAGAACGGCGTCGTCTCGCGCTGGGGCACCTCGCGCACCTTTCCGAACATCTCGGAGCTTGACGCCTGGTAGAAGCGGATGTCCGGATCCGCGATCCGGATCGCGTCGAGCATGCGGGTTACGCCGAGCGCCGTGACCTCGCCGGTGAAGACGGGCTGGGTCCACGAGGCCGGCACGAACGACTGCGCCGCGAGGTTGTAGACCTCGGTCGGGCGGTGCTCGCGCAGGGCGCTGACCAGCGACATCTCGTCCAGCAGATCGCCGCTCACGAAGGTCACGCGGTCCTGAATGTGGCTGATGCGCTCGAAGTTGACGGTGCTGGTGCGGCGCAGCAGCCCGATCACCTCGTAGCCCTGCTCCAGCAGCAGCTCGGCGAGGTAGGAGCCGTCTTGCCCGGTGATGCCGGTGATGAGGGCGCGTCGCTTCATAGTCTCTCCCGTCAGAACCGAAAGAACGGTCCAGGCTGATCGCTGAGATCAGCGTAGGCCTGACGGCGACGGATTGTCTGCTAGGCTGCTTAGCGTCAGGACGTCAATCGTCGGTGGCCGAGGCGCAGGACGATTGCATGATCTCTGGTGTTCCCGAAGACGGTGAATCGGGCGGTCAGGGACTGAAGTCCCCGCCTACCGTCATGCAGTCGCTGCGCGACGAAGGATCGGATCAACCATCGACACGCGAGACAGGAGCGTCGCAGAGCGACAGCATGATGGTAGGCGGGGACTTCAGTCCCCGACGAGGTCGCAGGACGTGCTTGTCATGCAATCGCCCTGGGCCGAGGCGGCCTGTCCCCTCCCCCTGAGTTTCTCGCTCAGCCCTTCGGCAGATTGCCGCTCGACCGTTCAGGCCGGGCGAGTGCGGCTTCCAGGTCGGCCGGGAAGCGCGCCAGCACCCAGGCGGCGTCGAGCGGCCGGCGTCGGTAGTCCTCGCCGCCGAATTTGACGTAATCGCGGGTCTTCACGTCCATCGGCAGGTTCGCTTCGATGGGGAAGTAGCGATTGTGGTGGTCAATCAGCTCGTTGATCTGGCTGAAGTCGATGCCGTCCACAACCCGCTGCCACTCGGCGGCGAACCGCCTGGCGTTGCCCCGCGCCTTGCGAGCCGCCGTGCGCCACGACAGTGCAAGCTGCTCGTCGGCGGCGTCGGTCAGCTCGTGGATGCGCTTCAGGCGGCGGGACCAGGCCGGCGCGCCGCCGACCGCCAGTGCCCGAACGCGGTCGTCCAGCGAGATCAGCGAGCTGGGGATGTGCTCGCTGAGGTTCGTGCCGTCACCCGGGGTGGGCGGCATCTCGGCGATGCGCGCCTCATCCTCGTGCTGCCTGCGCGAGAGCCGTCTCGAGATCCGTCCGCCGGTCAGCGGCCCGAACAACGCGCCCATGTCTTGCATGGACGGAGGATACCGCGACGGGGCAAATCCCGTCATGAGTATGCTGGGCCGCCGGATCCTACTTCGTGGCGATCACCAGCGTCTTGGCGATCTTGTCGTGCCAGCCCTGCTTGTTGCGGTCGAAGAGGATCCACAGGAAGCCCAGGTAGCACACAATCGCCGACACCCACTGCCCGACGATCTGGCGCAGCGCCATCCGCCAGAAGCCGACGGGTGCGCCGGTGTCGATCTTGATGACCTGCAGCCCCATCATCCACTTGCCGGGCGTCAGGCCGTAGGCCCACATCCCCAGCACGACCGCTGAGTAGGAGAAGAGTCCGGCGTAGGTCAGGATGCCCAGGAAGATGAGCACCGTCAGCATCAGGTCGCTCGGCATGCTCGGCAGGCTCGCCGAGGCGACCGACGACGCTGCCGCCACCGGGATCATGATGATCGCCGGCACGAGGCCGTCCAGCAGGATGGCGGCCAGCCGCTTCAGCGGGCTGCCCAAGGGCGGCTGGCCGTTCAGCTCCATCACGCGCACACTCCTCCAGCGCTCCACATCCACGGCAAGACGCCGTTCTCAGGGCGACCTGCCTGCAGGCAGAGGGTACACCACCGCCGTGCCCGCCGCATATGCAAACGGGCAGACGGTGGTGTGGTCGCTCGCAAATGTCGAGTCGCTGCAGGATGCGAGCAGCCAGGGGCCGGCGTCACCGAGCTGGCCCGCATCTCGGCTCAGGATGCGGGGTTCACTCAGGCACGATCTGGCCGACGCTAGCTGAGGTACACCTCCATGGTGGGCGCGCCGGCGGCCCAGGCCCCGCCCGAGTCGAGGAGCACCAGCCGCACCACGCCGGCCGGGTCCCGACGGATGTTCAGCGGGCGCGCGCCACCCTGACGCAGCAGGTCGGCCAGGCGCACCCGGGCGCGAGGCGTTGTCAGGTCGTCCACGAAGAGCGCCAGCACGAGACCGCCGTCCATCGGTGCGCTGCCACCGATCCGTACGCTGAGCCGCGAGAGCAGGTTGCTGCTGGCGAGCCGCGCTGGATGCTGCGTCGAGTCGAACAGCAGGGCCTCGCCGTTCACGAGCTGTGGCGTGCCCGCGAACACTGGCGCGGCCGGCGGCTGAGACTCGGAGACGCGGCGGCCGGGGCTTGCAGGCCCGTGCGGCGTGCCCCCATCCCTGCCGGATGCCGTCTTGCGGAGGCGGCCGGCCAGCGACCGGGCCGCGTCGAGCGGCGTACGAGCGAGCGCCGACATGTCTGGCAGGCTGCTTCCAGGGGCTGCACCCGGTGTCGGTGGCGACATCGGCGGGGGCGAGGACGCCGAGCGACTGACGGGGCTGTCGTCCGACGAATCGTACGAGACGGCTTCCTCCATCACCGCCCCGTCATCTACGTCGGGTGGTGCGGCGAACGTCACGGGCATCGGGGAGGCCCGCATCGCCATGAAAGCTGCGCCCCCGCCGCTCAGCGCGAGGCGGGGCATCAAGAAGCTCTCGGACCAACCGTGCGCCAGCGCGCTCGCCACCACGACCGTGCCGGCGACCTTCGCGCCCGCCTCAGCCCGCGTCGCCACGAATGAGGTGGCCGAGCTGGCGATGCCGTAGGCCAGCGACTCCCGCACCAGCAGGCTGCGGAGCGCATCCGTCAACTCGCCGCGCGCGTTCTCGGCGTAGACCGGTGCGGAGCCGGCCACGAGCGCGGCCGGGTCGTAGCCCAACTGCCGCAGGCGCTCCTCCTGCGCGATACCCGATGTCTGGATCAGTTCGATGTCGAGCACGCGACGCGCCCCGAAGAGGGCTGCGACGGCCGGCCTGGAGGCCGCGCCCTCAGATCGAGCGGTCTCGGCAAGCGGCTCGCCGTCAGCGAGCAGGCGCAGGTGTGGCGTCTCGCTGTGCCCGTGTTCCACTCGTCCTGCCACCCAGACCGCCCGGCCGGCCGGCAGATCGCCCAGGTCGATCTGGCTCATTCCGCGCGCCGGGTCCACCGTGACGCGCCGTCCGGCCGCCTGAACCGCCGTGCCGGCGACCTCGACGGTCAGGTTGCGGACGACCGGTGCGGCCCAGTCGGTCAGGATCTCGTCCAGCGCCGAGGCGATGTCGTTCTCGGCGGGGTTGCTGGTCAGGAAGCGGGCGATGCCGCCACCGCGCTCGGCAAGCTCGTTGGCGAGGCCGTCGTTCGGCGCGGCGTCGATGCAGAGGACGTCCACCCGGCGCCGGGCGACCTCGCCGGCCTCCCGCTCGACCAGCGCCAGAATCCGACCGGCGTCGCTGACCTGGGCGTCGGTGACGATCAGTACGTGCCGGGCGCGACCCTCTGCGTCGCGGGGCTGTCGGAGGGCCTGCTCCAGCGCCACACCAAGCTCAGTACCTCCGCTGTCGCGGTGGTTGACCAGAAACTCGCGCGCCTGCCGAACGGTGCGCTCGTCGCCGCGCACAGGTCCGCGCGCGAACCAGCGAGTCGTGGAGTGGAACAGGCCGAGGTTGAACGAGTCGGCGGGCGTCAGGCCGGCCAGCAGGTTCTGCACCGCCCAGTCGGCGGCCTCCCACTTCGGACCCTCCATCGAGCCGGAGTGGTCGATCAGCAGGATCAGCTCACGCGGCAGCAGGGCCGTGGCGGCCCCGGACGCCGGCGGGGAGACCAGTGCCAGGAAGCACGAGGCCTTGCCCTCGGGCAGGGCGTGCCGCAGCACCTGGAACGATGGCCGGCCGGCCTGTCGCCGCGGCTGCCAGGTCAGCACACAATCGCGGTCCGGGATCACCTCGCCGTCGCGCAGGCGGATGCGGAGCCGTCCCTCGCCAGCCTCAACGGCCAGCGGATGCGTCGGGCTGGCGACCTGTTCGGCGGCCTCAACGGTCAGGTCGAGTGCGAAGCGGTGACCGGGGTCGCGCAGGAGGGCGAACGGCTGCCCATCGGCTGCCGACGACCCGCGTTCGTCGCCGCGCACGTAGCGCGGCACGGTCGTCAGCGGGAGACGCAGGCTCCAGCCGTCGCCCTCGGCGTGCGCGAGCTGCGTGTAGGACGTGCGGACGGTCACGTCTTCTCCAGGCTTGACGCCCGTTACCTGGAGGGTGAAAACGTCTGGCGCCTCTCGGCTGAGCAGCGTCGCCTGTCGGCCCTCGTCACGGGCGCGCTTGTACGTCTCCTCGGCCTGCTGGCGCTCGGCAAGCTCGGCCTGGATGCTCGTCTCGCCGAACTGGACGCTGACGCCGGTGATGGCAGCGTCGCCGGGCAGCGGGAAGCGGTAGGCCGCCTCGATCGGCTCGGCGGACACCTCCGCGCCGAAGCGAAAGCGCTGCACGAGCTGGAGCGCGGCGACTGGCCCTGCGATCTCGCCAATCAGGTCGGTGCGCTGGAGAGGCACAAACTGGCGAAGCTGGCCGGTGGCGGAGTCTGGCCGATCTGGCCGGGGGATGATCTCCAGGACGGGGAAGCCGTCCGGACGGGCGTTCTCAAACGTGCGAGGATTGAACACCTGGGCCTCCACGGGCGTGTTGACGCACGGTGCTGGCCGCGCAAAAGACGATGGGTCTCGACAGTACGCCTGGCTACCCGCATGCCTGCGCTCTCACTGCGAGACGCCGGCCGCCGCCGAAAAGATCCAATTCCGGATCGTAGAGCAGCGCCCGCTGCAGGGCGCTGCAAGGAATGCACCTCGGCGGCCAGAATCTCGCAGGGATCAGGGACGCACCGAGATCAACATCGGGAGGTGGTCGGAGACCTCGACGTCCGGGACACGGAACGACGCAATGTCCAGTCCTGGCGTGGCGAACGCGAAGTTCGCGTGCTTCTGCTCCTGGGGGGTGCCGTAGTACGGATTCAGTTTACTGCGCGTCGTCTCGATGGCGTACTCGGCGATCAGGTTGCGCCGGCCGTACTCCAGGAGGCGCACGCTGAGCGTCTCGGCCAGCAGGTTGAAGTCGCCGACCAGTAGGGCGGGGCCGCTGTGGCGGTCCATGACGCGCCGAATCGCCCGGGACTGCTCCAGGCGTTCCTCGTTGTCGAGCTTCGTGCCCGGACGCGCCATGCCGTGAAAGTTCGCAATCAGGAAGCCGCCGCTCGGGCCCCTGACCCGGATCCACTGGAGCTTGCGCGCCGTTCTGAACACGCCCGGCACGGCGTCGAGCGTGTCGTCGTGCACGATGATCGGCTCGCAGCCCCGGTCGACGATCGGCAGACCTCGGCGGACAAAGGTCGCCAGCCCGAACGGAACGTGAATCGGTGGCAGACCGTCGGCGCGGGGCTGGTCCCACGACACCACGGTGTCGAAGCGGCCTTCGAACTCGTGAAGGGTGGTCGAGAGTTCGGCGTAGAGGTCCGTGCGAAAACCACAGTCGAGCGGTACATTGGCGGAGGCGTGTAGGATCTCCTGGAAGCAGAAGACATCGGTGGTGTCGGCCTGCTGGCGGAGGAACCACAGCAGCGGTTGCAACACTTTTCCGCCCCAGGTGTTGAGCGAGACGATCCGTAGAGGCTGCGCGTCGACCATCCTCGATCCGTCACAGTGGAGTTGTACGCTGGAGTGTGCGCCGGTCATCGTGGGGGAGCCTGACGCCTCACCAGAAGCGTACAGGAATACAGACGCGTCACAGATTTCGTGACCGAGCCGTGACCGGCAGGTTTTTGCGACACCGTTGTCAGAAGGCTCCGTTTACAGTTGTTGATGAGCGCGGTTCTGTCACGTTGGACGGACACGAAGCTGGCGCATCGGACGATGGGTAGGAGGTTCCGGAGATGCAAAGAGTGTGGCGAGCTTTGGCTGCGCTGCTCCTGCTCGGAGCGCCGGTGCTCTTGGCGCCGACGGGGATCGTGATGGCGGCCGGCGATCTTGCGCTGCAGGGAGCGAGCGTGCTCTCGCCGGCGGCCGGTATCAACAACGACGATCCGGACGAGCTGTGCCGGAGCGGCAACCCGCGCAAGCAGAAGAAGTGCCGCTACAACGGCTGGGACAACGACAACGCCTGGACGACGGGCGGCGGCCCGGACGCGCGCTCGATTGGCTCCGCGCGGAGCGGCCTGACTGTCGAGCTGTGGCGCTCGAATGAGTGGCCCAAGGCGAACTCCAACCTGACGCTGGCGGTGAAGGGGGATCAGGCCCCGATCTCGCAGGTGTCCTGGCGGGCGGTCGGTCCGACCGCCGACGATCCGGCTGGCGACGACATGGCCCATCGCGGTGAGCAGACCTACGATTGTGCCGGGGCTGTCCCGTGCGCGTTCGCCTGGAATGTCGTCCCGCGCTACTCAGGCTACTATGCCGTCTACGCGAAGGTTCGCGACACGTCCGGCAACGAAGCGGAGCTGGTCTGGAAGTTCACCGCCGACTAGCCTCGGCGCCGACCGTGCTTTGAGGATGCCGAGGCTCCAGGGGTCTCGGCATCTGGTCGCTGAGCGTACTCCGCGATAGATCCCGGGGTCCGGGACACAGGAGCGACAATGAAGTTCGGCCTCTTCGGCCTGCATCGCGGCGCGAACGCTGATCCCGACGTGCTTGCCCGTCGTGCACGGCTCGCGGAGGATGCCGGCTTCGAGTCCCTGTGGCTCGGCGACCACATCATGCTGCCGTTCGGCGCGCAGGCCCTCCCGACGTTGCCCGCCGATCAGCCGCGCCTTGAGGTGGTGGTGGCCCTCGGCTACCTTGCCGCCGTCACCTCGCGGGTCCGACTCGGTCTCGGCGTGATCGTGCTGCCGCAGCGCCAGCCGGTCCTGCTGGCGAAGCAGCTCACCACCGTTGACGTGCTCTCTCGCGGCCGGCTGATCTTCGGGATCGGTGTTGGCTACCTCGAACCAGAGCTGGAGTCGCTCGGCGCATCTCTGGCCGATCGAGGTGCGCGAACGGACGAGTACCTTGCCGCCATCCGCGCGATCTGGGCCGCCGATGCCCCGGACGTCGACGGTCGGTATGTGCGCTTCGCCTCGGTGATGCAGCGCCCGCTGCCAGTGCAGCGGCCACACCCGCCGATTGTCGTCGGTGGCAGCTCGAGGCCGGCCTATCGGCGTGCCATCCTCGCCGCCAACGGGTTCTACGGCTCGAACTATACGGTCGCGCAATCCGAGTCGGTGCTGCGCGAGATCCGGGCGTTGGCCGCGTCGCTGGATCGCCCGCCCGCTCTCGGCGACCTGGAGATCACCGTCACGCCAACAGAGCCGATGACCCTCGATCTTGCGCGCCAGTACGCGGCGCTTGGCGTGGACCGGCTGCTGCTCCAACCGCGCGATCTCGACGGTCCCGAGGTCGAAGCGCTGATCGCGATGGTCGGCGAGACCCTGGTCGGCCGGGCGTAGCGCCCCGATCCCCGGTGCCTTTCAGGATGGCAAGTCTGCTCGGGCCTCATCGAGCGTGGGCAGCGGTCGGCGCCAGAGCCACTCTATACGGAGACTGAGCCCAGGCAATACCGTCGATGTGTAGATGCCGGTTGGACTCGGCTCGATACGACGATACCGGCCATCTTCTTGGAGCACAAAGAATCGGGCCTCGTCGCGCAGTTCGTCGATGATCCAATACTCAGGAACGCCTGCCTGCTCGTATTCAAGAAGCTTGTCGCGACCATCCCGCACGATGCTGTCTGGCGAGACAATCTCCACCACCAGGTCAGCGGGACCATCGACATATGTGCGCTGAAGCCGATGGAGGTTCTGGTTTGCCACAAACAGCAGGTCAGGCTCACGTCCACTCGGGCGCGTTGGCAGGTGCATCAGCGTCGGTGGAAGGTAGAGGCGTCCCAGGCGAAATCGGTCGATGTATGTCCCCAGCCAGAGCGTGAGAAACGTCAGGATGTCCTGATGACCGAGGTTTGATGGCGACATCTCGACAATTTCTCCATCGACCCACTCGGCTCGTCGGTCCTCATCGAGCCAGTCGTGGAAATCTTCAAAAGACATCAGCGGCGGCTCGTAGCGGCTCGGAGATCGCCGCTCGTTGGAGTGAATCGCCACGGACAGACCTCCTCGACCGCGAACTGCTTCTCTGAAGCGTACCATGGGGCATGCCAGGGTCACACGACAAAGGTCGCGAGACCCGTACGTCTCGCGACCTCGTTCGTTCAGCTCTGGCAGTGTTGCTAGGAGAAGCCCGGCCGACAACCGGGTCTGATGAACGCGGTTTGCAGCGATCTGAGCTGCGGACTGCGTGACGTGGTTAGGGAGGATCGGAACGCGGTCGGAACGTTGTCGTGCCACCCGGAGGCGAGCGGGCCCGTCATGGCGACTCGGAGCAGCCCCAAGAGGCCCAGGCACAGCCCAACGGCAGGCAGATGCGGGTCGACGGGCAGTTGCTGGTGGCAGCGCGAGCAGGCTTGGCGGCACGCTCGGCCCGTCGTTGTTCAGCACGTACAGCCCGGCGAACGCCTCATCGTCGAACAACTCCCCACGCTGGCTCGCCAGCCACCCGTAGAAGCTGTCCCGTCCCACGAACGCCCTGTACACTGTGTCCGCCTCAAACAGCACATGCTGTGGCCCGCGCTTCCCGGCCTTTCCGCTTCCCTCACTCACCTGACCGGTTGCTTTATCCTACCCGGCCAGCACCCCGCCCCGGTAGCCTACCTTCCGGCCGGGCTTCCTCAAGCGCCGAGCCTGAACCGCCGTGTCACGCCGGCAGGTCGGCCAGCGCGTCCTCAAGGTCCGGCAGCGGCCATTGCCAGAGCCAGCTAACGCGAAGCTGCAGACTCGGCAGTACCGCCGACGTGTAGACGCCATCCGCAGAGGGTGCGATCAACGTGTACTGGCCCGCATCGTCCAGCACGTAAAACAGCGCTTCCGTCCGTGATTCGTCGATGATCCAGTATTCGGGAACACCAGCAGCCTCGTATTCGGCGAGCTTCTCCGTGCGGTCACGCCCCCGACTCTCCGGCGAGACTACCTCAATCGCGATGTCAGCCGGGCCGTCAAGATAGGTGTCCTTCACGCGGTCCAGATGTTCGTTCGCCACGAACAGGATGTCCGGCATCCGACCGCTGGGGCGAGATCGCAGCCGCATGATGAAGTTCGACGTGATGACGATGCCGAGCTTGTTCGGTCGGACACGCGACTTGATCAGGTCAGCAAGAAAGGCCGTCTGAAGTAGGTGGCGAATGTTCTCCGGTGACACGCTGATGAGCACTCCGTCGACCCACTCGGTTCGCCGTTCCTCCTTGTCCCAGCCGTCGTGAAACTCCTCCCAGGTCACGCGCGCTGGCGAGGGCGACGGAGATGGGCGGTCGGGGCCGGTCAGATCGACATTGAGCATGTTCGGGTTCCCTCCCGGGACGCTGGCTCGCCTATCAGCGTATCACGGCCTCGGCACAATCGGAAAAGCCATCAAGGGTCATGAGGCTCACCGCCCCATGACCCTTGAACCTGTGGCCTGAGTCCCGTGACTAGACGGCGACGGCCAGCATCCGGTCGATGGACAGCCGCGCCTTGTCGGCCATCTCTGGCTCGACCTCGACGGCCGGGGACATCTCCAGCAGCGTCCGGTGCAGCTTCCGCAGCGTGATCTGCTTCATATACGAGCAGACGGCGGCACGGTCGGCGGCCAGGAACCGCTTGTCGGGGATCTCCTTCTCCAGCCGATGGAGAATGCCGACCTCGGTCGCCACCAGGAACAGCTCCTTCGAGCTCTTCTTGGCATGATTCACCATGCCCTCGGTCGACAGAATGTAGGTCGAGTCGGCGGACAGCATGCCGGCCTGCTTGCCGTAGACGTACTGGCTGCTGCAGCCGCACTCTGGGTGCACCAGCAGATCGGCGTTCGAGTTCGCCTTGCGGTTGGCCTCGAGCTCGTCGGGGCGGATGCCGGCATGCACATGACACTCGCCCATCCAGATCTCCATGTTGTCCCGGCCGAGTGTCGCCTTGAGCCAGGTGCCGAGGAAGAAGTCCGGCAGGAAGAGGATCTTCTTCCAGGAAGGGATCGAGCGGACGATCGATTCGGCGTTGCCACTGGTGACGCAGTAGTCTGACTCCGCCTTCACGGCCGCCGTGGTGTTGACGTAGCTCACCACGACCGCGCCCGGATGCTCGGCCTTCCAGGCCCGCACCTGGTCCGCCGTGATCGAGTCCGCCAGCGAGCAGCCAGCCGTCGGATCGGGGATCAGGACCGTCTTCTCCATGTTGAGGATCTTGGCCGTCTCAGCCATGAAGTAGACGCCGCACATCACGATGACCTTCGAGTCCGTGCGCGCCGCCTCGCGCGCCAGTCCGAGCGAGTCGCCCACGAAATCAGCGACATCCTGTACCTCGGGCACCTGGTAGTTGTGCGCGAGAATGACGGCCTGTCGCTCGCGGGCCAGCTCGCGGACCTCACGGGACAGCCTGGCGCGCTCCGCATCGGACAGGGGCGGCTCGGCGCCGAAGCCGTTTGCCATCATCGGCAGTTCCAGGGTCACAGGACGACCTCCAGTGAGAAGTCCAGGGAGCCGGCCGAATGGGTCAGCGCCCCGAGTGAGGCGTAGTCGACGCCCGTGCGGGCGATGGCTGGCAAGGTGGCGTGAGTGACGCCGCCGGACGCTTCGAGCAGCACCCGGCCGGCCGCACGCTCGACGGCCTCGCGGAGGCGCGTCACGTCGCCGTCCCCGCCGACGAAGTTGTCGAGCAGGACCATGTCGGCGTTCGCCGCGATGGCCTCGTCAAGCTCGTCCAGGTTCGTCACTTCGATCTCGACGCGCTGACCGGGCGCTGCCCGGTCCTGTGCGCCACGCACGGCGGCGGTGATGCCGCCGGCCGCGCGAATGTGGTTCTCCTTGATCAAGAAGCCGTCGTCCAGGCCGGCCCGGTGGTTGCGACAACCGCCGACACGCACGGCGTACTTCTCCAGCACCCGTGCACCGGGGGTGGTCTTGCGGGTGTCCAGCACCTCGGCGCCGGTCCCTGCGACGGCTTCAGCGGCCCGCCGGCTGCTGGTGGCGACCCCGCTCAGCCGCTGCACGAAGTTCAGGGCCGTCCGCTCGCCGGTCAGGATCGAGCGGGCCGAGCCTTCGATCCGCGCGACCACCCGCCGACTGCCCCAGGAGCCTTCGTCGGCCAGTCGCGTGATGCGGACGGACGGATCGACCATCGCGAAGACGGCTTCCACCACCGGCAGCCCACACAGGATGCCGTCCTGCTTCTGGAGGATCTCGGCGACGGCCGTTGTCTCCGCTGCGACCGTCGCTTCGGTGGTGATGTCGCCCCGGCCCACATCTTCGGCGAGCGCCAGCTGGATGATCGCGGTCACGGCGTCGCTGCGCGGAAAGCTCGCAGCGGCCCCACGGCCGGCCTGGCTGACGACGCTCCCACGGTCCGCCGGGGCCGAGACGGCGGACACTGGGTTCGATACCCCGGGCGGGGTCATGAGGCTACCTCCGACGATCCCGGCCCGACCACGAGCCGGGGACTGCGCGAGCCGGCCGGGCCACCCTGCCAGCGCAGCTCGCGACGCCACGTACCGGACAGCGGTCCGGAGAACTGGTACAGTTCGCCCGGCCGACCCGGGCCTTCTGCCGCCGCGCGCTCGCCCGTCTGCACGAGCGCGCCGGTCGTGAACAGGGCGGCAAACGCCTTCTTGAAGTTGCTGGTGTTGAGGCGGACCAGCGACGGATCGAGGATCGCCGCGTAGACCGCGCGTAGCTCCGGCAGCGTGAATTTCTCTGGCAGAAGCTGGAACGCCACCCAGGAGTAGCGGACCTTGCTGCGGACGCGGTCAATCGCGACGCGGAGCATGTCTCCGTGGTCGAACGCCAGCTCTTCCCAGGGCAGCTCCGAGATCGGGAACCAGGCGATGCGGAGGACATCCGCTCCAGGCGCCAGCTCCAGGTGATCCGTCCGCACCAGGGCTGCGTGCGCCACCGAGACGACCCGCCCCCGCGAGTCGCGGTCCGGCCGTCCAAAGGTAGCCAGCTGCTCCAGGTACCAGTCTCGGGCGTCCAGGCCGGCCTTGCTCCGCAAGGCTCGGCGCGCGGCCTCGTCAAAAGTCTCATCCGAGCGCAGCAAGACGCCGGGCAACGACCAGTGCCCGCCAAATGCGGCGTCGCCGCGCTGGACGAGCAAGACCTGCCAGGCGCTGTCAACGCGTGCCGCGGCACGGACCGTGAAAAGGACCACGTCGACGGCCGCCACAACATTCGGGATGAGCTGGTCCGGCACCCACCGATCCTCAGAATAGAATCAACTCGATTCTATTCCCGTCCGGGCTAAATAGCAAGGAGCTTGACATCATCGTTTCTTTGAGCGCGCTTTCCGCAGATTGATGGGCACGTCACCGTGGACGAGTCCCCTAACCGCTGCGCTTTGCGTTTTGATAGCCAGCAAACGCGAGAACGGAGCGTCGGATGTCACCCCAACCGCATTCTCAGAGTCGAGAGGCGCTCATCGGCCGCCCACGCGACATCGCGTTCGCGCTCCCCAAGCACCTCTGCCTCGTGCCGCCCAGCCAGCGCGCTGAGCGCGCCCAGTGGACCACCGATCTCTGCGTCATCGACGACCGCGACTACTTGATTCGCGGCATCCTGGCCGTGCCGGTCCCAGAGGAGCAGGGCGAGTTTACCTGGGGCGTCTGGGCCCGCGTTGCTCGGGCAGACTTCGAGCAGTACGTGGACGCCTGGGAGAGCGACAGCGAGTTGCAGGTGCCGCTGTTCACTGGCCAGTTGTCTGGCGGGATCGAACCGTATACCGACGCCGACCGTCTCGACGTGGTCGTGCATCTCCAGGGCGGCGGCCTGCGGCCACGCTTCCTGGTGATCTCCGACCGGCACCCGCTGGGCCAGGATCAGCGGCACGGCATCACCACGGCTGAGGCCGACTCGATGATCGCGCACTATCGGCGGCAGGAACAGGCGGCTGAGTCCGCGCGGGCGACGCAGCCCGTGCGCCAGGAGCGCGGCCTGCGCCGGCTGATCCGAGGGCTGATCGGCTGGTTCGCCCCGTAGGCTCGCACTCGGGAACGTCCGCCGCCCTGCTCCGAAGCTGGTACACGTTGACAGCGTCTGAGACGGCCCGCTGA contains these protein-coding regions:
- a CDS encoding VWA domain-containing protein; translated protein: MFNPRTFENARPDGFPVLEIIPRPDRPDSATGQLRQFVPLQRTDLIGEIAGPVAALQLVQRFRFGAEVSAEPIEAAYRFPLPGDAAITGVSVQFGETSIQAELAERQQAEETYKRARDEGRQATLLSREAPDVFTLQVTGVKPGEDVTVRTSYTQLAHAEGDGWSLRLPLTTVPRYVRGDERGSSAADGQPFALLRDPGHRFALDLTVEAAEQVASPTHPLAVEAGEGRLRIRLRDGEVIPDRDCVLTWQPRRQAGRPSFQVLRHALPEGKASCFLALVSPPASGAATALLPRELILLIDHSGSMEGPKWEAADWAVQNLLAGLTPADSFNLGLFHSTTRWFARGPVRGDERTVRQAREFLVNHRDSGGTELGVALEQALRQPRDAEGRARHVLIVTDAQVSDAGRILALVEREAGEVARRRVDVLCIDAAPNDGLANELAERGGGIARFLTSNPAENDIASALDEILTDWAAPVVRNLTVEVAGTAVQAAGRRVTVDPARGMSQIDLGDLPAGRAVWVAGRVEHGHSETPHLRLLADGEPLAETARSEGAASRPAVAALFGARRVLDIELIQTSGIAQEERLRQLGYDPAALVAGSAPVYAENARGELTDALRSLLVRESLAYGIASSATSFVATRAEAGAKVAGTVVVASALAHGWSESFLMPRLALSGGGAAFMAMRASPMPVTFAAPPDVDDGAVMEEAVSYDSSDDSPVSRSASSPPPMSPPTPGAAPGSSLPDMSALARTPLDAARSLAGRLRKTASGRDGGTPHGPASPGRRVSESQPPAAPVFAGTPQLVNGEALLFDSTQHPARLASSNLLSRLSVRIGGSAPMDGGLVLALFVDDLTTPRARVRLADLLRQGGARPLNIRRDPAGVVRLVLLDSGGAWAAGAPTMEVYLS
- the gmd gene encoding GDP-mannose 4,6-dehydratase, with the protein product MKRRALITGITGQDGSYLAELLLEQGYEVIGLLRRTSTVNFERISHIQDRVTFVSGDLLDEMSLVSALREHRPTEVYNLAAQSFVPASWTQPVFTGEVTALGVTRMLDAIRIADPDIRFYQASSSEMFGKVREVPQRETTPFYPRSPYGVAKVYGHWITVNYRESYDLHASSGILFNHESPRRGLEFVTRKITYGVARIKLGLDREMRLGNLEAQRDWGYAPDYVRAMWLMLQQGAPDDYVVSTDETHTVREWADIAFQAVGLDYRDYVVQDERFMRPAEVDVLIGDSAKARTVLGWRPSVDFPTLVQRMVEADLDLIRARQGDRLAHGA
- a CDS encoding Uma2 family endonuclease → MTWEEFHDGWDKEERRTEWVDGVLISVSPENIRHLLQTAFLADLIKSRVRPNKLGIVITSNFIMRLRSRPSGRMPDILFVANEHLDRVKDTYLDGPADIAIEVVSPESRGRDRTEKLAEYEAAGVPEYWIIDESRTEALFYVLDDAGQYTLIAPSADGVYTSAVLPSLQLRVSWLWQWPLPDLEDALADLPA
- a CDS encoding RDD family protein, yielding MMELNGQPPLGSPLKRLAAILLDGLVPAIIMIPVAAASSVASASLPSMPSDLMLTVLIFLGILTYAGLFSYSAVVLGMWAYGLTPGKWMMGLQVIKIDTGAPVGFWRMALRQIVGQWVSAIVCYLGFLWILFDRNKQGWHDKIAKTLVIATK
- a CDS encoding TIGR03619 family F420-dependent LLM class oxidoreductase, yielding MKFGLFGLHRGANADPDVLARRARLAEDAGFESLWLGDHIMLPFGAQALPTLPADQPRLEVVVALGYLAAVTSRVRLGLGVIVLPQRQPVLLAKQLTTVDVLSRGRLIFGIGVGYLEPELESLGASLADRGARTDEYLAAIRAIWAADAPDVDGRYVRFASVMQRPLPVQRPHPPIVVGGSSRPAYRRAILAANGFYGSNYTVAQSESVLREIRALAASLDRPPALGDLEITVTPTEPMTLDLARQYAALGVDRLLLQPRDLDGPEVEALIAMVGETLVGRA
- a CDS encoding Uma2 family endonuclease encodes the protein MVRFREAVRGRGGLSVAIHSNERRSPSRYEPPLMSFEDFHDWLDEDRRAEWVDGEIVEMSPSNLGHQDILTFLTLWLGTYIDRFRLGRLYLPPTLMHLPTRPSGREPDLLFVANQNLHRLQRTYVDGPADLVVEIVSPDSIVRDGRDKLLEYEQAGVPEYWIIDELRDEARFFVLQEDGRYRRIEPSPTGIYTSTVLPGLSLRIEWLWRRPLPTLDEARADLPS